The Chloroflexota bacterium genome window below encodes:
- the atpF gene encoding F0F1 ATP synthase subunit B has translation MAFFEAFGVDVFKLAFQILNFLLILYLLNRFLFKRVLGLLDERQGRISKGLEDAEAAARDRELARAERETALDEARSEAQTMIARATKIAEDSRKEIVAAARAEAEKVAARATEEITAEKQRAIAELRSQVADLALEAAGRLVKTEMNAPTQRRLIDEFLAEVSPSEKERS, from the coding sequence ATGGCATTCTTTGAGGCATTCGGGGTCGACGTCTTCAAGCTCGCCTTCCAGATCCTCAACTTCCTGCTGATCCTGTACCTGCTCAACCGATTCCTGTTCAAGCGGGTGCTGGGACTGCTCGACGAGCGGCAGGGGCGAATCAGCAAGGGGCTCGAGGACGCGGAGGCGGCCGCGCGCGACCGCGAGCTGGCGCGGGCCGAGCGGGAGACTGCGCTCGACGAGGCGCGCAGTGAAGCGCAGACCATGATCGCCCGCGCCACGAAGATCGCCGAGGACTCGAGGAAGGAGATCGTGGCCGCCGCGCGCGCCGAGGCCGAGAAGGTGGCCGCGCGAGCGACGGAGGAGATCACCGCCGAGAAGCAGCGCGCGATCGCCGAGCTTCGCTCGCAGGTCGCCGACCTGGCGCTCGAGGCCGCCGGCAGGCTCGTCAAGACCGAGATGAACGCGCCCACCCAGCGGCGCCTGATCGACGAGTTCCTGGCCGAGGTCTCGCCCAGCGAAAAGGAGCGCAGCTGA
- the atpE gene encoding ATP synthase F0 subunit C has protein sequence MDLQQLAAGLAMGLGGIGPGIGLGIGFSKAMEAIGRNPEASGTIFVPYILGLALTEAIGIYALVVSLIILFAS, from the coding sequence GTGGACCTACAGCAACTCGCAGCCGGACTGGCCATGGGGCTCGGCGGCATCGGGCCCGGAATCGGCCTGGGGATCGGCTTCTCCAAGGCGATGGAGGCGATCGGCCGCAACCCGGAGGCCTCCGGAACGATCTTCGTGCCGTACATCCTGGGCCTTGCCCTGACCGAGGCGATCGGCATCTACGCCCTGGTGGTGTCGCTGATCATCCTCTTCGCCAGCTAG